In Amia ocellicauda isolate fAmiCal2 chromosome 5, fAmiCal2.hap1, whole genome shotgun sequence, a genomic segment contains:
- the LOC136750069 gene encoding ficolin-2: protein MILQRLCETFILSLCLSVVLGTESTCPVVKVVGVNDNERMTLLQGCPGHPGTVGSPGTPGTKGDPGLPGLPGVRGQPGAFGKIGPAGNKGEKGVPGNQYSGTRPGNCKDLLDLGSSLSGWYTVYTGEGNPIRVYCDMSTDGGGWLVFQRRMDGSVDFYSDWTSYKRGFGNQESDFWLGNDYIHSLTSAGTYELRVDLKDFDNVSTFAKYQSFKILGESENYKLILGVFEAGDAGDSLTDQNHHLFSTKDRDNDVCDCNCSSMYKGGWWYTKCHSSNLNGLYLGGAHESYADGVNWYTGKGHNYSYKRCEMKIRPR, encoded by the exons ATGATTCTCCAGAGGCTTTGTGAAACCTTCATCCTGTCCTTGTGCCTCTCTGTGGTGTTGGGCACTGAAAGCACCTGTCCAG TGGTGAAGGTTGTGGGTGTGAACGACAACGAGAGAATGACTCTCCTTCAGGGCTGTCCAGGACATCCAGGGACAGTGGGCAGCCCTGGCACACCGGGCACCAAGGGAGATCCCGGCCTGCCAGGCCTTCCAG GGGTCAGAGGACAACCAGGAGCTTTCGGAAAAATAGGCCCTGCTGGTAACAAAG ggGAGAAAGGAGTACCTGGGAATCAATACAGCGGCACCA GGCCTGGGAACTGTAAGGACCTGCTGGACCTGGGGAGCTCCCTGAGCGGCTGGTACACAGTGTACACAGGGGAAGGCAACCCCATCCGCGTCTACTGTGACATGAGCACTGACGGCGGGGGCTGGCTG GTCTTCCAGAGAAGGATGGatggatcagtggatttctacAGTGACTGGACCTCCTACAAGAGAGGGTTTGGGAACCAAGAGTCAGACTTCTGGCTGGGGAACGACTATATTCATTCACTGACCAGTGCAG GGACTTATGAATTGAGGGTAGACTTGAAGGATTTCGACAATGTTTCCACTTTTGCAAAATACCAATCCTTTAAGATTCTGGGGGAATCGGAGAACTACAAACTCATTCTGGGTGTATTTGAGGCTGGTGATGCAG GTGATTCCTTGACCGATCAGAACCACCATCTCTTTTCCACCAAAGATCGAGACAACGATGTCTGTGACTGCAACTGTAGTAGCATGTACAAAGGGGGCTGGTGGTATACAAAGTGTCACAGCTCTAACCTGAACGGTCTCTATCTGGGAGGCGCACATGAAAGCTATGCTGATGGAGTCAACTGGTACACTGGCAAAGGCCATAACTATTCCTATAAGCGCTGCGAAATGAAAATTAGACCTCGGTGA